The genomic window TACCCCGATCATCATGGTTTCGGGTTTATCTGATCTTGCCCAAATCGTCAAAGCCCGCGACGCCGGCATCAATGAATTTTTAGCCAAACCTGTTTCGGCAAAAATGGTCTATTTGAGGATTTGTTCCGTCATCGAGCATCCGCGCAGTTTTATTAAAGCCGAAACCTTTTCGGGCCCGGACCGTCGCAGACGCCTGGCCCAAATTGATGGTGAAGAGCGCCGAGATGGCGAGTATGATTATGATGAACAAAAACGGACACAAAAGCGAAGCGAAGAGTGATACCTCTACCCCCAAAAGTCACGATGGTCGAAGTCGGCCCCCGGGATGGACTTCAAAACGAACCGCAAGCCGCCTCGGTTGAAACCCGCATAGCGCTCATTAACAAGCTCGCTGATGCCGGATTGTCGCGTATAGAGGCAGGTAGTTTTGTGTCGCCAAAATGGGTGCCGCAAATGGCTGACACCGATCAGGTTCTGGCTGCCCTAAAACCCAAAGCAGGCCTGCGTTATGCGGTTCTTACCCCCAACATGCAGGGATTTGAAGACGCCGTCGCAGCCGGAGCGGAAGAGGTGGCTATTTTTGGTGCTGCTTCTGAAACCTTCTCGCAAAAAAACATCAATTGTTCAATCGAGGAAAGTTTTCAGCGTTTCATGCCCATTGCGTCCGCTGCCAGGCAAAAGGGGATAGCCGTTCGTGGCTATGTTTCCTGTGTTCTGGGCTGTCCTTATGAAGGGGCGGTGGAGCCTTCAGCCGTTGCAGCGGTTGCCCGTCGGCTTTTTGAAATGGGGGCTGCAGAAATTTCCCTTGGTGATACCACAGGGGTCGGGACACCAGCCAAGGCGCAAGCCATGATTGATGCCGTCAGTCAGGACGTTCCTGTTGAAAAACTGGCGGCCCATTTTCATGATACTTACGGTCAGGCTCTGGCCAATATCCTCAGTGTTATGGAAAAGGGCGTCGCCATTATCGATAGCTCGGTCGCCGGTCTTGGTGGCTGTCCTTATGCCAAAGGTGCGGCGGGCAACGTGGCTTCCGAGGATGTCCTGTACATGCTCGAGGGTCTGGATATAGAGAGTGGTGTTGATTTATCAAAATTGGTAACCGCTGGTGATTTTATTTGTGCTGAACTTGGACGCCAAAGCCAGTCCAAAGTGGCCCTTGCCCGGGGTGGTATGGACTGATGTCACTTCACATTCTCAAATTGTCCGTTGGTGTCGAAGATGTGGATCACCTGGCTCAAATACAAAAAGAGCGCTTGAAACGTGAAGGTGTGCTTGCCCATATCACTCGTAACACCCCCAGAAAAGCTGAAGAAATTCTCGAAGGCGGTTCGATTTACTGGGTGATCAAAAGATTTATCCGTGTTCGTCAACGTCTTGTTGGTATTGAAAGGGGCGTTAATTCCGAAGGGAAGCCTTCCTGTGCGCTGGTTCTTGACCCGACCCTTGTCGCGACTGAACTTAAGGAATTCAGAGCCTTTCAGGGATGGCGTTACTTCAAGGAAGAGGAAGTCCCGGCTGATTTAGTCAAGCATGCAGGAGCGCCAGAAATTCAAAAAAGACTGCCAGATGATATGGCTGCGGAACTTAAATCATTAGGCCTGATTTAATTGCTTTCTTAAGTGGTTGAGGCCCAGGCAATGATCGCATTATAATCTCACTGATTACTAGGGGGGCGGTCAAAAGGATGCTGAATGTCGGACTTTAATGCTAGCGGAATCAATGTTCTGATTGTTGAGGACAATCTGCATTTTCGCACTCTTATTCGTACCATTCTTCAAACTGTCGGTTTTGAAAATGTTGAAGAGGCTCGCGATGGTGCGGAGGCCTTCGAGGTGCTTTCCAGTTTCGAGGCGGATTTGGCTATTATCGACTGGAAAATGGATGGTCAGGACGGCCTGGAATGTGTTCGTCGTATCCGTACCGATGAAGATAGCCCCAATAAATACTTGCCGATTATTATGGTCACTGGATATACCGAGGAAAGCCTGGCCAAGGCGGCCCGCGATGTCGGGGTTAATGACTTTCTGGGCAAGCCAATTTCGGCTAAATCATTGATGTCACGTATTGTTTCGGTATTTGAAGATAAACGAAACTTTATCGAAAATGCAGATTATTTCGGCCCGGATCGGCGTCGTAATCAACAGGAATTCAAGGGCGAGGATCGCCGTAAGTGAAGCGCCAGGAAATTATGAAAATGGCTTCAGGTGTTTCATTAGTTTTTTAATATTTATATTTAACTTCTTTTAACGTGCTCTATGGCACACTAAGTTTATCTGGTTAATAGGTAAGGACAGGCAATGAGCGACGACGATACCGTAAATGTAATTAAACCGCCTGACATGTTGTCGAGCAAGGTTAGTAAAGGTGGCCCGGGTGCGGTCGATCTTGCTGCTATCGAACGTGCTGAATCTGTTATTGCCAACATGGCCGATGACTATCTTGACTGGGTCGAAGACGACCTTGTCAAAATTGCCAATGCGCAAAAAGAGTTAAAGGCTAACCGGGATCAAT from Rhodospirillaceae bacterium includes these protein-coding regions:
- a CDS encoding response regulator, translated to MADYDLSNLSVLIVDDYQPMRLILKNVLHALGIKTIAEAPGGLEALTILKSSNTDIVFADNLMEPMNGIELVERIRAGEEDINPFTPIIMVSGLSDLAQIVKARDAGINEFLAKPVSAKMVYLRICSVIEHPRSFIKAETFSGPDRRRRLAQIDGEERRDGEYDYDEQKRTQKRSEE
- a CDS encoding hydroxymethylglutaryl-CoA lyase encodes the protein MPLPPKVTMVEVGPRDGLQNEPQAASVETRIALINKLADAGLSRIEAGSFVSPKWVPQMADTDQVLAALKPKAGLRYAVLTPNMQGFEDAVAAGAEEVAIFGAASETFSQKNINCSIEESFQRFMPIASAARQKGIAVRGYVSCVLGCPYEGAVEPSAVAAVARRLFEMGAAEISLGDTTGVGTPAKAQAMIDAVSQDVPVEKLAAHFHDTYGQALANILSVMEKGVAIIDSSVAGLGGCPYAKGAAGNVASEDVLYMLEGLDIESGVDLSKLVTAGDFICAELGRQSQSKVALARGGMD
- a CDS encoding DUF1489 domain-containing protein gives rise to the protein MSLHILKLSVGVEDVDHLAQIQKERLKREGVLAHITRNTPRKAEEILEGGSIYWVIKRFIRVRQRLVGIERGVNSEGKPSCALVLDPTLVATELKEFRAFQGWRYFKEEEVPADLVKHAGAPEIQKRLPDDMAAELKSLGLI
- a CDS encoding response regulator; protein product: MSDFNASGINVLIVEDNLHFRTLIRTILQTVGFENVEEARDGAEAFEVLSSFEADLAIIDWKMDGQDGLECVRRIRTDEDSPNKYLPIIMVTGYTEESLAKAARDVGVNDFLGKPISAKSLMSRIVSVFEDKRNFIENADYFGPDRRRNQQEFKGEDRRK